One genomic region from Blattabacterium cuenoti encodes:
- a CDS encoding isopentenyl-diphosphate Delta-isomerase → MKDRNKIVNDDYIPLIGKENQIIGFEKKEKIHSEGLFHSAVSVFIFNPKNDLMLQKRSSKKYHSSLLWTNTCCSHPRKNESVLTAAHRCLIEEMGFDCFLEQRFCFTYHEYLRNGLIENELDHVFVGYYEKSPIINYKEVENWKWTSLNELIKNVHLYPDSYTIWLKIILKNYINQLNIY, encoded by the coding sequence ATGAAGGATAGAAATAAAATAGTAAACGATGACTACATTCCTTTGATAGGAAAAGAAAATCAGATTATTGGATTTGAAAAAAAAGAAAAAATTCACTCAGAAGGACTTTTTCATAGTGCTGTTTCTGTATTCATTTTTAATCCAAAAAATGATTTAATGTTACAAAAAAGATCTTCAAAAAAATATCATTCTTCTTTACTTTGGACTAACACATGTTGTAGTCATCCTAGAAAAAATGAATCGGTTTTAACAGCAGCTCATCGTTGTTTAATAGAAGAAATGGGTTTTGATTGTTTTTTAGAACAAAGATTTTGTTTTACTTATCATGAATATTTGAGAAATGGGTTGATAGAAAATGAATTAGACCATGTTTTTGTTGGATATTATGAAAAATCTCCAATTATAAATTATAAAGAAGTTGAAAATTGGAAATGGACTTCGTTAAATGAATTAATTAAGAATGTTCATCTTTATCCAGATTCTTATACAATTTGGTTAAAAATTATACTAAAAAATTATATAAATCAGTTAAATATTTATTAA
- a CDS encoding NAD(P)/FAD-dependent oxidoreductase — MNIPTINNLKRVVIIGAGFSGLQIAKKLRRDKFQVVLIDKNNYHTFQPLLYQVATAGLEPDSIAHSIRNIIKKTKNFFFRLAYVHYINTEKQKIYTNVGDLSYDYLIVATGSVTNYFGNKNIESFALPMKSIPEALDLRSLILQDFESALLTKDVKERERLMTFVIVGGGPTGVELAGALAEMKKYILPHDYPDLNIQSMNIHLLQASPRLLDGMSEKSAEEAYKNLKELGVIIWLNCLVQDYDGKIVFIEKNKKIESANVIWAAGVKGAIIKGFLKEDVKGHRILVDDYFKTIKYKNIFAIGDVAYMKSYPNGHPMTAQPAIQQGNYLAKNFNLFSDKKNIKPFIYKNLGSMATIGRNKAVCDFPYFKLKGFLAWIVWMFVHLVSLVGFRNRVIALTNWIIQYFHYNKSVRLIIRPFHRKKKII, encoded by the coding sequence ATGAATATTCCAACAATAAATAATCTAAAAAGAGTCGTGATTATTGGCGCCGGTTTTTCTGGTTTACAAATAGCAAAAAAACTGAGAAGAGACAAATTTCAGGTTGTTCTTATAGATAAGAATAATTATCATACTTTTCAACCATTGTTATATCAAGTAGCTACAGCTGGGTTAGAACCGGATTCTATTGCACATTCTATCAGAAATATTATCAAAAAAACAAAAAACTTTTTTTTCAGATTAGCTTATGTTCATTATATCAATACAGAGAAGCAAAAAATCTATACCAATGTAGGTGATTTATCTTATGATTATTTAATTGTGGCTACAGGATCTGTTACTAACTATTTTGGGAATAAGAATATTGAGTCATTCGCCTTGCCAATGAAATCGATTCCAGAAGCTTTAGATCTTAGAAGTCTTATTTTGCAAGATTTTGAATCTGCTTTGCTAACAAAAGATGTTAAAGAAAGAGAAAGACTTATGACATTTGTGATTGTAGGTGGGGGGCCTACCGGGGTAGAACTTGCTGGAGCTTTAGCTGAAATGAAAAAATATATTCTTCCACATGATTATCCTGATTTAAATATTCAATCTATGAATATTCACTTGTTACAAGCTTCTCCTAGACTATTAGATGGGATGTCCGAAAAATCAGCAGAAGAAGCTTATAAAAATTTGAAAGAATTAGGGGTCATCATTTGGTTAAATTGTTTAGTTCAAGATTACGATGGAAAAATAGTTTTTATAGAAAAAAATAAAAAAATAGAATCTGCTAATGTCATATGGGCTGCAGGAGTAAAAGGAGCTATTATAAAAGGTTTTTTAAAAGAAGATGTGAAAGGACATAGAATCTTGGTAGATGATTATTTTAAAACTATAAAATACAAAAATATTTTTGCGATTGGAGACGTTGCTTATATGAAATCTTATCCTAATGGTCATCCTATGACCGCTCAACCTGCCATCCAACAAGGTAATTATTTAGCTAAAAATTTTAATCTTTTTTCAGACAAAAAAAACATTAAACCTTTTATTTATAAAAATTTAGGTTCTATGGCTACTATTGGAAGAAACAAAGCTGTATGTGATTTTCCCTATTTTAAATTAAAAGGTTTTTTAGCATGGATTGTATGGATGTTTGTTCATCTAGTTAGTTTAGTTGGTTTTAGAAATAGAGTAATAGCCTTAACCAATTGGATCATTCAATATTTTCATTATAATAAAAGCGTACGTTTAATTATAAGACCATTTCATAGAAAAAAAAAAATCATTTAA
- a CDS encoding DEAD/DEAH box helicase: MKKTFKEYNFFNNNILKALEDIGFKYPTPIQEKVIPFLLSSERDIIALAQTGTGKTAAFGLPIIQKVNYDLRNPQAFILCPTRELCIQITRDLCRFSKFLSSIRIIPLYGGVNIDTQIKSLQNKTHIITGTPGRIIDLIKRKQLHLEKIKYLILDEADEMLNMGFKEELDYIVDMLPKKRQSLLFSATMSKYMNVIAHTYLTDPVEIITGQKNIGCDDVKHIYYIVGHLNKKYLALKRIVDINPGIYGIIFCSTKKETKEIAEYLIKDGYNADALYGDLSQTQRESVMNRFRNKNLQFLVATDVAARGLDIHNITHVINYNLPKESEIYVHRSGRTGRAGNSGISVCIIHTKETRNLKEFERKIGKSFERVMVPSGKEICEKQLLYFIEKVKKVVVDEQLMKKFLPEIQKNLEFFDKEELIKRFSWIEFNRFINYYKNSKDINPIINYYKNSKDINPNIFINNKFNKKLFLRSKKSKKESFSKLFLNRGSKDNLTKLGLINLINQAVNNSRIHIGHIEILSNSSLFEVEKRYRNKILIGMSRINHLGRPISIEIKN, encoded by the coding sequence ATGAAAAAAACATTTAAAGAATACAATTTTTTTAATAATAATATTCTTAAAGCCTTAGAAGATATTGGCTTTAAATATCCTACTCCTATACAAGAAAAAGTTATTCCATTCTTACTCTCTTCAGAAAGAGATATCATAGCATTAGCTCAAACAGGAACTGGAAAAACAGCCGCTTTTGGATTACCAATCATTCAAAAAGTAAATTATGATCTGAGGAACCCACAAGCTTTTATTTTATGTCCTACAAGAGAGCTTTGTATACAAATTACTCGTGATCTTTGTCGTTTTTCTAAATTTTTATCGTCGATTAGAATTATTCCTTTATATGGCGGAGTAAATATAGATACTCAAATTAAATCTTTGCAAAATAAAACTCACATTATAACAGGAACTCCAGGTAGAATTATTGATTTAATAAAAAGAAAACAATTGCATCTTGAAAAAATTAAATATTTGATTCTCGATGAAGCGGATGAAATGCTAAATATGGGATTTAAAGAAGAGTTGGATTACATAGTTGATATGTTACCAAAAAAAAGACAAAGTCTTCTTTTTTCAGCAACAATGTCCAAATATATGAATGTCATTGCTCATACTTATTTAACGGACCCTGTGGAAATAATTACAGGACAAAAAAATATTGGATGTGATGATGTCAAGCATATTTATTATATAGTTGGTCATTTAAACAAAAAATATTTAGCTCTAAAAAGAATTGTAGACATTAATCCTGGTATTTATGGGATTATATTTTGTAGTACGAAAAAAGAAACTAAAGAAATAGCTGAATATCTCATAAAAGATGGTTATAATGCTGATGCTTTATATGGAGATCTTTCACAAACACAACGTGAATCTGTGATGAATCGATTCAGAAACAAAAATTTGCAATTTCTCGTTGCTACGGATGTGGCGGCTCGTGGATTAGATATTCATAATATAACTCATGTCATAAATTATAATCTTCCAAAAGAAAGTGAAATCTATGTACATAGAAGTGGTCGTACTGGACGAGCTGGAAATTCTGGAATTTCTGTTTGTATTATACATACCAAAGAAACTAGAAATTTAAAAGAGTTTGAAAGAAAAATAGGAAAGAGCTTTGAACGAGTTATGGTTCCTAGTGGAAAAGAAATATGCGAAAAACAACTGCTTTATTTCATAGAAAAAGTAAAAAAAGTAGTTGTAGATGAACAATTGATGAAAAAATTTCTTCCTGAAATACAAAAAAATTTAGAATTTTTTGACAAAGAAGAATTGATCAAACGTTTTTCTTGGATTGAATTTAATCGTTTTATAAATTATTATAAAAATTCTAAGGATATAAATCCTATTATAAATTATTATAAAAATTCTAAGGATATAAATCCTAATATTTTTATTAATAATAAATTCAATAAAAAGCTTTTTTTGAGGTCAAAAAAATCAAAAAAAGAATCTTTTTCCAAACTATTTTTGAATAGAGGATCTAAAGATAATTTAACAAAATTAGGGCTAATCAATTTAATTAATCAAGCAGTTAACAATTCACGTATTCATATTGGACATATAGAAATTTTATCAAATTCTTCATTGTTCGAAGTAGAAAAACGTTATAGAAACAAAATATTAATAGGAATGAGTAGAATCAACCATTTGGGAAGACCTATTTCTATAGAGATTAAAAATTAA
- a CDS encoding PaaI family thioesterase → MKKEIKELLNELNNLKKNTLISEMRIQFIFLSTKLDFLIAKMPINNKILQPFGYLHGGATITLAESVGSSLSFINLKVKKLKEDKSAVSVEKNNFNVKNIEISANHILCIKKGILFAKAKIFHKGKTLHVIQIDVYNEKKDVISFCKMTNFIIKTR, encoded by the coding sequence ATGAAAAAAGAAATTAAAGAATTATTAAATGAATTAAATAATTTAAAAAAAAATACGTTGATAAGTGAAATGCGTATTCAGTTTATTTTTTTATCCACAAAATTAGATTTTTTAATAGCAAAAATGCCAATAAATAATAAAATTTTACAACCTTTCGGTTATCTACATGGAGGGGCTACAATCACTTTAGCTGAAAGTGTTGGCAGTTCTTTATCTTTTATCAATCTGAAAGTGAAAAAACTAAAAGAAGATAAAAGTGCAGTAAGTGTAGAAAAAAATAATTTCAATGTTAAAAACATTGAGATTTCTGCCAATCATATTCTATGTATAAAAAAAGGGATTTTATTTGCTAAAGCTAAAATTTTTCATAAAGGAAAAACTTTACATGTTATTCAAATTGATGTTTATAATGAAAAAAAAGATGTAATTAGCTTTTGTAAAATGACTAATTTTATAATTAAAACGAGATAA
- a CDS encoding tRNA (adenosine(37)-N6)-dimethylallyltransferase produces MNQKFVIFILGPTCVGKTHVSLFLAEKLKTEILSCDSRQFYKELRIGTSIPTKKELSRIPHHFIGHLNIHQIYNAKFFEIDCLEKIYKLFKKHSILILVGGSGLYEKAITEGLSNFPEIDLNIRNDLILHFKKKGISFLQEEFKKLKKQDELDIHNPRRLIRYLEIVKSTGYSPSFFFFKKKKKKKKKKKKKKKKKKKKKKKKKKKKKKKKKKKKKKK; encoded by the coding sequence TTGAATCAAAAATTTGTTATTTTTATTTTGGGACCAACATGTGTTGGAAAAACTCACGTTTCATTATTTTTAGCTGAAAAATTAAAAACTGAAATCTTATCTTGTGATTCTAGACAATTTTATAAAGAACTCAGAATAGGAACTTCTATACCTACAAAAAAAGAACTTTCTAGAATTCCTCATCATTTCATAGGACATTTAAATATTCATCAAATTTACAATGCTAAATTTTTTGAAATAGACTGTTTAGAAAAGATTTATAAATTATTTAAAAAACATTCTATTCTGATTCTGGTAGGAGGATCTGGATTGTATGAAAAAGCTATAACAGAAGGGTTATCTAATTTTCCTGAAATAGACTTAAATATTAGAAATGATTTGATTCTTCATTTTAAAAAAAAGGGAATATCTTTTTTGCAAGAAGAATTTAAAAAATTAAAAAAACAAGATGAATTAGATATTCACAATCCCAGACGTCTAATACGATATTTGGAAATCGTAAAATCTACAGGATATTCTCCTTCCTTTTTTTTTTTTAAAAAAAAAAAAAAAAAAAAAAAAAAAAAAAAAAAAAAAAAAAAAAAAAAAAAAAAAAAAAAAAAAAAAAAAAAAAAAAAAAAAAAAAAAAAAAAAAAAAAAAAAAAAAAAAAAAAA
- a CDS encoding chorismate-binding protein produces the protein MFKKISIFSLYKKVIKNYWNHNPFVIFRKPHENKVFFYSNYDSKGKRFFLIQDFDHNYTIKIVPKKIYYADIRKSFVKDTSEDKSSFLTYSSEYKNLIQKAIEEIRKGHFQKVVLSRSIKISFHTFYFKKTFQKLIFSYPNALISLWYDIHHGFWIGCSPELLMKFHENKFKTVALAGTVWDQQKWTKKEIEEHKIVIKYIIHLLKSYKGSIFLEKTKTVEMGHLKHLETPIFFSFLEKPDYYEILDRLHPTPSICGFPKKESLDFIQKYEGYKRNFYTGSIGIGSRKNMELYLHLRCARIKEDKKEITLYAGSGITVDSNIDQEYIETENKVKNILSQLVFK, from the coding sequence ATGTTTAAAAAAATCAGTATCTTTTCTTTATATAAAAAAGTCATCAAAAATTATTGGAATCACAATCCATTTGTTATTTTCAGAAAACCTCACGAAAATAAGGTTTTTTTTTATTCTAATTATGATTCTAAAGGAAAAAGATTTTTTCTTATCCAAGATTTTGATCATAATTATACGATAAAAATAGTTCCAAAAAAAATTTATTATGCAGACATACGGAAATCTTTTGTAAAAGATACTTCTGAAGACAAGTCTTCCTTTTTAACTTATTCTTCAGAGTATAAAAATTTAATTCAAAAAGCAATAGAAGAAATTCGAAAAGGACACTTTCAAAAAGTAGTTTTGTCCAGATCTATAAAGATTTCTTTTCACACTTTTTATTTTAAAAAAACTTTTCAAAAGTTAATTTTTTCTTATCCAAATGCTTTAATCAGTCTTTGGTACGATATTCATCATGGATTTTGGATAGGATGTTCTCCAGAATTATTAATGAAATTTCATGAAAATAAATTTAAAACAGTAGCTTTAGCAGGAACTGTTTGGGATCAACAGAAATGGACGAAAAAAGAAATAGAAGAGCATAAAATTGTAATAAAATACATTATTCATTTATTGAAATCTTATAAAGGATCCATCTTTTTAGAAAAGACTAAAACGGTAGAAATGGGTCATTTAAAACATTTGGAAACTCCAATTTTTTTTTCTTTTTTGGAAAAACCTGATTATTATGAAATATTGGATCGCCTCCATCCTACTCCTTCTATATGTGGTTTTCCTAAAAAAGAATCTTTAGATTTTATTCAAAAATATGAAGGATATAAAAGAAATTTTTATACAGGATCCATTGGAATTGGAAGCAGAAAAAACATGGAATTATATCTTCATTTGAGATGTGCAAGAATCAAGGAAGATAAAAAAGAAATAACTTTGTATGCTGGAAGTGGAATTACTGTGGACAGTAATATAGATCAAGAATATATAGAAACAGAAAACAAAGTTAAAAATATTCTTTCTCAACTCGTTTTTAAATGA
- a CDS encoding tRNA dimethylallyltransferase: protein MSRHEIYSRINKRVEDMMKKGLLDEAKLYYCYRNLNSLQTIGYKEIFEFLSLEKNCLNETIEKIKTNTRRYAKRQLTWYKKDSSVTWFNPKEKEKILNFILKIVGNTGFEPVTPCL, encoded by the coding sequence ATGTCTAGACATGAAATTTATTCTAGAATAAATAAGAGAGTAGAAGATATGATGAAAAAAGGGCTGTTAGATGAAGCTAAACTCTATTATTGTTATAGAAATTTAAATAGTTTACAAACTATAGGTTATAAAGAAATTTTTGAATTTCTTTCTTTAGAAAAAAATTGTTTGAATGAAACCATAGAAAAAATAAAAACAAATACTAGGAGATACGCAAAAAGACAATTAACTTGGTATAAAAAAGATTCTTCTGTAACATGGTTTAATCCAAAAGAAAAAGAAAAAATTTTGAATTTCATTTTAAAAATAGTGGGCAATACTGGATTTGAACCAGTGACCCCCTGCTTGTAA
- the gcvT gene encoding glycine cleavage system aminomethyltransferase GcvT — protein sequence MMENNLKRTILYENHIRLGAKMIDYSGFSMPLQYTSSLIEHMSVRNETGIFDVSHMGKFILNGQDSMNLIQYLTTNDLSKIKIGQAQYTCFINNHGGIIDDLVIYKISEKKLLLIVNAANIEKNKKWINHHIKKNAYHIEFIDFSKEYSLLAIQGPLSLFYIQKLTNIPLQKIPFYHFEIGEFAGIKNVLISCTGYTGSKGVEIYIPNEYAEKIWSDILEIEKNKITPCGIASRNSLRLEMGYRLYGQDLCEEITPIEAGLSWIIKFEKKFIAKEILQRQKKKGKYKKFISFVVEEKGKIPRQGYSLIDKNDNLIGNVTSGIFSPVLKKGIGLGYLWNQKQKIDSVFLSIRKKKIPIKMVKLPFIKKN from the coding sequence ATGATGGAAAATAATTTGAAAAGAACAATATTATATGAAAATCACATACGTTTAGGCGCTAAGATGATTGATTATTCTGGATTTTCTATGCCCCTTCAATACACTTCTTCTTTAATAGAACATATGTCTGTAAGAAATGAAACTGGTATTTTTGATGTTAGTCATATGGGAAAGTTCATATTGAATGGACAAGATTCCATGAATCTAATTCAGTATTTAACCACAAATGATTTATCCAAAATAAAAATAGGACAAGCTCAATATACCTGTTTCATTAATAATCATGGAGGAATTATAGATGATTTAGTGATTTATAAGATTTCGGAAAAGAAATTATTACTTATAGTTAATGCAGCTAATATTGAAAAAAATAAAAAATGGATAAATCATCATATAAAGAAAAATGCTTATCATATAGAATTCATAGATTTTTCTAAAGAATATTCTCTATTGGCTATTCAAGGACCTTTATCCTTATTTTACATTCAAAAATTAACTAATATACCATTACAAAAAATCCCTTTTTATCACTTTGAAATAGGAGAATTTGCAGGAATTAAAAACGTATTGATTTCTTGTACTGGATATACAGGGTCTAAAGGAGTGGAAATTTATATTCCTAATGAATATGCGGAAAAAATATGGAGTGATATTCTAGAAATAGAAAAAAATAAAATTACTCCTTGCGGAATAGCAAGTAGAAACTCATTAAGATTAGAAATGGGATATCGTTTATATGGACAAGATCTTTGTGAAGAAATAACTCCTATAGAAGCAGGATTATCTTGGATCATAAAATTTGAAAAAAAATTTATTGCGAAAGAAATATTACAAAGACAAAAAAAGAAAGGAAAATACAAAAAATTTATATCTTTTGTTGTAGAAGAAAAAGGAAAAATTCCTAGACAAGGATACTCGTTAATAGATAAAAATGATAATCTTATTGGAAATGTAACTTCTGGTATTTTTTCCCCAGTTTTAAAAAAAGGAATTGGATTAGGATATTTGTGGAATCAAAAACAAAAAATAGATTCCGTTTTTCTTTCAATAAGAAAGAAGAAAATCCCTATTAAAATGGTAAAATTACCCTTTATTAAAAAAAACTAA
- the aroC gene encoding chorismate synthase gives MAGNTFGKLFKINTFGESHGTALGGVIDGCPAGLELNFDEIQYELNRRKPGQSSIVTQRNEPDQVNFLSGIFDNKTTGTPIGFVIYNKDHKSDDYKHIQDIYRPSHSDFTYENKYGIRDYRGGGRSSARETICRVVAGSIAKQLIKNIKITSYVSSVGDISINKSYQELDLSRKSIEKYPIRCPDPSIAEKMIYKIQKIKNKGDTIGGTITCVIQNVPIGIGEPVFDKLHAELGKAMLSINAVKGFEYGSGFYGTKLTGSQHNDLFHQNGKTKTNLSGGIQGGISNGMDIYFKIAFKPVATIMQKQKTIDRYGNFVLMEGKGRHDPCVLPRAIPIVESMTALVLADYWMYTKLSKLNALQY, from the coding sequence ATGGCAGGGAATACTTTTGGTAAGTTATTTAAAATCAATACTTTTGGAGAAAGTCATGGAACAGCTTTAGGAGGTGTGATTGATGGGTGTCCAGCAGGTTTGGAATTAAATTTTGATGAAATTCAATATGAATTAAATCGTAGAAAACCGGGTCAATCATCTATAGTCACTCAAAGAAATGAACCTGATCAAGTAAATTTTTTGTCTGGAATTTTTGATAATAAAACAACAGGAACTCCTATTGGTTTTGTTATTTATAACAAAGATCATAAATCAGATGATTATAAACATATTCAGGATATTTATCGTCCATCTCATTCAGATTTCACATATGAAAATAAATATGGAATCAGAGATTATAGAGGAGGAGGACGTTCTTCTGCCAGAGAAACAATATGTAGAGTGGTAGCTGGATCTATAGCTAAACAATTAATAAAAAATATAAAAATTACATCTTATGTTTCTTCTGTAGGAGATATTTCCATTAATAAATCTTATCAAGAATTAGATTTATCCAGAAAATCCATAGAAAAATATCCTATAAGATGTCCTGATCCATCTATTGCGGAAAAAATGATATATAAAATTCAAAAAATAAAAAATAAAGGAGATACAATAGGAGGAACTATAACTTGTGTCATTCAAAATGTTCCAATAGGAATAGGAGAGCCAGTTTTTGATAAATTACATGCTGAACTGGGAAAGGCTATGCTTTCAATTAATGCTGTGAAAGGTTTTGAATATGGCAGTGGATTTTATGGAACTAAACTAACCGGTTCTCAACATAATGATCTATTTCATCAGAATGGAAAAACTAAAACCAACTTATCCGGAGGAATACAAGGGGGAATATCAAATGGGATGGATATTTATTTTAAAATAGCTTTCAAACCTGTAGCTACAATAATGCAAAAACAAAAAACTATAGATAGGTATGGTAATTTTGTATTGATGGAAGGAAAGGGAAGACATGATCCTTGTGTTTTGCCACGTGCTATACCCATTGTTGAATCTATGACTGCTTTAGTTTTAGCAGATTATTGGATGTATACTAAATTATCTAAATTAAATGCACTTCAATATTGA
- a CDS encoding MATE family efflux transporter, with the protein MPVFFTQLGVIFVGLSDNMMVGFLGKKALASVSLANSVFFIIVIFGLGISAAISSLIASIDAKQEYKKGAIIFYHGLIINFLLSIFMYGLIHVFSYVLPYLGQPKEILSETISFLKIIAISFIPWMIFEVFRKFSEGLSLVYPGLVVTWFSAFINIILNYVFLNGMCGFPKLGTVGVAYSTLISRITMLIGILVLLYRHKKVHDYYNHFKYFFFKKKYFKKILKIGIPSGLHMLFEMSAFAISSFISGRCGIKVLAAHQIVISLVSSTFLLSTGLSVAATVRIGTQFALKNYSELRRIGKSILLMGIVFMLICSLFFFLFRGYIPYIYIKNDYEVIKIAEKMIFIASFFQLSDGLQGIILGALRGLQDVHIPMWISFFSYWIIALPTAWFLSIRIGGNGIWIGLGLGLTISALLLFIRYETITKRLTRKNINK; encoded by the coding sequence ATTCCTGTTTTTTTTACTCAATTAGGAGTCATATTTGTTGGTTTATCTGATAATATGATGGTTGGTTTTTTGGGTAAAAAAGCTTTAGCTTCAGTTTCATTAGCTAATTCTGTTTTTTTTATTATAGTTATTTTTGGATTGGGAATATCTGCAGCTATTTCTTCTCTAATAGCATCCATAGATGCCAAACAAGAATACAAAAAAGGTGCCATTATTTTTTATCATGGATTAATTATCAATTTTCTTTTATCCATATTTATGTATGGATTAATACATGTTTTTTCCTATGTTCTACCTTATTTAGGACAACCTAAAGAAATTTTGAGTGAAACTATATCTTTTCTGAAGATAATAGCTATTTCTTTCATTCCATGGATGATATTTGAAGTTTTTAGAAAATTTTCGGAAGGATTATCTTTGGTGTACCCCGGTCTTGTCGTTACTTGGTTTTCAGCTTTTATTAACATCATATTAAATTATGTATTCCTTAACGGAATGTGTGGATTCCCTAAATTAGGAACTGTGGGGGTCGCTTATTCTACCTTAATATCTCGTATAACTATGCTAATAGGAATTCTAGTTTTATTGTACAGACATAAGAAAGTGCATGATTACTATAATCATTTTAAATATTTTTTTTTTAAAAAAAAATATTTCAAAAAAATACTCAAAATAGGGATTCCTTCTGGATTGCATATGTTATTTGAAATGAGTGCTTTTGCTATTTCTTCTTTTATCTCAGGAAGATGTGGAATTAAGGTATTGGCTGCTCATCAAATTGTTATCAGTTTAGTCTCTTCTACCTTTCTCCTAAGCACAGGCCTTTCTGTAGCTGCTACAGTTAGAATAGGAACCCAGTTTGCTTTAAAAAATTATTCTGAGTTAAGAAGAATAGGAAAATCTATTCTTTTAATGGGAATTGTTTTTATGTTAATTTGCAGCCTTTTCTTTTTTTTATTTCGAGGCTATATTCCTTACATCTATATAAAAAATGATTATGAGGTAATCAAAATTGCAGAAAAAATGATTTTTATCGCTAGTTTTTTTCAGTTGTCTGATGGTTTACAAGGAATCATTCTTGGAGCTTTAAGAGGATTGCAAGATGTTCATATTCCTATGTGGATCAGTTTTTTTTCTTATTGGATTATTGCTTTGCCTACAGCTTGGTTTTTATCTATTAGAATAGGAGGAAACGGGATATGGATCGGGTTAGGATTAGGACTCACGATATCAGCCCTATTACTTTTTATAAGATATGAAACTATAACTAAAAGACTTACGAGAAAAAATATTAATAAATAA
- a CDS encoding 6-pyruvoyl trahydropterin synthase family protein, whose translation MKATISRKGYFSAAHRLYNRHWDYQKNIEIFGKCAYLNYHGHNYEYIASVTGEVNIETGFVLSLQKLRDILREEIEELFDHKNINLDLKEFSSVNPTAENLVIFMWNKINKRISSNFDLKITLYETENNFVEYDGK comes from the coding sequence ATGAAAGCAACCATAAGCAGAAAAGGATATTTTAGTGCTGCTCATAGACTTTACAATAGACATTGGGATTATCAAAAAAATATAGAAATATTTGGAAAATGTGCATATTTAAACTATCATGGACATAATTATGAGTATATAGCCAGTGTCACAGGAGAAGTGAATATAGAAACAGGATTTGTTCTTAGTTTGCAGAAGTTAAGAGATATTCTTCGTGAAGAAATAGAAGAACTTTTTGATCATAAAAACATCAATTTAGATTTGAAAGAGTTTTCTTCTGTAAATCCTACTGCAGAAAATCTTGTTATTTTCATGTGGAATAAAATAAATAAAAGAATATCTTCAAACTTTGATTTGAAAATAACTTTATACGAAACGGAAAATAATTTTGTTGAATATGATGGAAAATAA